The following are from one region of the Syngnathus acus chromosome 19, fSynAcu1.2, whole genome shotgun sequence genome:
- the asb3 gene encoding ankyrin repeat and SOCS box protein 3 isoform X1: MDFSACYVDTMSSVAVAARLGDRRRLRRLLREGRSVSCTDNRGWMPLHEAAHAGMMSCLKDILSAARTGVSLSEFRTYVNSSTHEGETACFLAARGGHVGAVRRLLKSKAKIDQLTNDLSCPLYAAVDNGHIEVVRLLMDKGAELNRSHTATCWTCLHLAVYRDHVDIVRMLVQSAELEVRDDYNMTPLFLAAKHGRQQCLEILIHAGADVNAQASDMASPLMLASQQGHESCVELLLEHNANANLNCSYDWPQLPIHAAAQFGHLGILRRLLPVTIRQCDRGEGLVSPLYLAIQGGQAACVALLLDQGFSPDAQSRLHSMGPHSPLSLAFHSGYSDISGMLLAAGAALHKWEWKPVLGQKNSSLLKLVLEHRWLYPPRHPRGDSSKVALRRPELDDMLRTALKLLEFAVDWLPPLLRAGLDPDSLLRSIVLEKVDSELLNFLLQFVNWSTMSPALKSVLWRRRAQETWHPLPQFDSVPDLSHLCRLRIRTLMGPEEVMRTDAVGELPVPPSIQRFLQFT; encoded by the exons ATGGACTTCAGCGCGTGCTATGTGGACACCATGTCCAGCGTGGCCGTCGCCGCTCGTCTCGGCGACAGAAGGCGCCTGAGGCGGCTGCTTCGCGAGGGACGCAGTGTGTCCTGTACCGACAACCGGGGTTGGATGCCCCTACACGAGGCGGCCCACGCCGGCATGATGAGCTGCCTCAAGGATATTCTCTCGGCCGCCAGGACCG GCGTCTCGCTGTCGGAATTCCGCACGTACGTCAACTCCAGCACCCACGAGGGAGAGACGGCCTGCTTTCTGGCGGCAAGAGGGGGCCACGTGGGGGCTGTACGCCGCCTCCTCAAATCCAAAGCCAAAATAGACCAGCTCACCAACGACCTCTCATGTCCGCTTTATGCAG CGGTGGACAACGGCCACATAGAGGTGGTGCGCTTGCTGATGGACAAGGGGGCAGAATTGAACAGATCGCACACGGCCACCTGCTGGACGTGCCTTCATCTCGCCGTCTATCGG GATCACGTGGACATCGTGCGGATGCTAGTGCAGTCGGCCGAGCTGGAGGTGCGTGACGACTACAATATGACGCCGCTCTTCCTGGCGGCGAAGCACGGTCGGCAACAATGTCTAGAGATCCTGATCCACGCAG GTGCTGACGTCAACGCACAGGCATCGGACATGGCCTCACCGCTGATGCTGGCTTCCCAGCAGGGTCACGAGTCTTGTGTGGAGTTGCTGCTGGAGCACAACGCCAACGCCAACTTGAACTGCAGCTACGACTGGCCCCAGCTGCCCATCCACGCCGCCGCACAGTTCGGCCACCTCGG AATCCTGCGCCGGCTGCTGCCCGTCACGATTCGCCAATGCGACCGCGGCGAGGGCTTAGTGAGCCCGCTCTACCTGGCCATTCAGGGTGGCCAAGCGGCCTGCGTGGCGCTGCTTCTGGACCAAGGCTTCAGCCCGGATGCCCAGAGCCGCCTGCACTCGATGGGCCCTCATTCGCCGCTCAGCTTAGCCTTCCACAGCGGATACAG TGACATATCTGGGATGTTGCTGGCGGCAGGGGCGGCGCTGCACAAGTGGGAGTGGAAGCCGGTGCTAGGCCAAAAGAACTCGAGCCTGCTCAAGCTGGTCCTGGAACACAG GTGGCTTTACCCCCCGCGACACCCCCGCGGTGATTCGAGCAAGGTGGCGTTGAGGCGGCCCGAGTTGGACGACATGTTAAGGACGGCGTTGAAGCTCTTGGAGTTTGCGGTCGACTGGCTGCCGCCGCTACTCCGGGCCGGGCTGGACCCAGACTCGCTGCTGCGCTCCATCGT GCTCGAGAAGGTCGACAGCGAGCTGCTCAACTTCCTGCTGCAGTTTGTCAACTGGTCGACGATGTCGCCCGCTTTGAAAAGCGTCTTGTGGCGAAGACGGGCGCAGGAGACGTGGCACCCACTCCCGCAATTTG ACTCGGTCCCCGACCTGTCACACCTGTGCCGGCTGCGCATCAGGACCTTGATGGGACCAGAGGAGGTGATGAGGACGGACGCGGTCGGCGAGCTTCCCGTGCCCCCGAGCATCCAGCGCTTCCTGCAGTTCACCTAA
- the asb3 gene encoding ankyrin repeat and SOCS box protein 3 isoform X3, whose amino-acid sequence MSPSTPDSYARRCLGVSLSEFRTYVNSSTHEGETACFLAARGGHVGAVRRLLKSKAKIDQLTNDLSCPLYAAVDNGHIEVVRLLMDKGAELNRSHTATCWTCLHLAVYRDHVDIVRMLVQSAELEVRDDYNMTPLFLAAKHGRQQCLEILIHAGADVNAQASDMASPLMLASQQGHESCVELLLEHNANANLNCSYDWPQLPIHAAAQFGHLGILRRLLPVTIRQCDRGEGLVSPLYLAIQGGQAACVALLLDQGFSPDAQSRLHSMGPHSPLSLAFHSGYSDISGMLLAAGAALHKWEWKPVLGQKNSSLLKLVLEHRWLYPPRHPRGDSSKVALRRPELDDMLRTALKLLEFAVDWLPPLLRAGLDPDSLLRSIVLEKVDSELLNFLLQFVNWSTMSPALKSVLWRRRAQETWHPLPQFDSVPDLSHLCRLRIRTLMGPEEVMRTDAVGELPVPPSIQRFLQFT is encoded by the exons ATGAGCCCAAGCACCCCTGATAGTTATGCACGGCGCTGCTTAG GCGTCTCGCTGTCGGAATTCCGCACGTACGTCAACTCCAGCACCCACGAGGGAGAGACGGCCTGCTTTCTGGCGGCAAGAGGGGGCCACGTGGGGGCTGTACGCCGCCTCCTCAAATCCAAAGCCAAAATAGACCAGCTCACCAACGACCTCTCATGTCCGCTTTATGCAG CGGTGGACAACGGCCACATAGAGGTGGTGCGCTTGCTGATGGACAAGGGGGCAGAATTGAACAGATCGCACACGGCCACCTGCTGGACGTGCCTTCATCTCGCCGTCTATCGG GATCACGTGGACATCGTGCGGATGCTAGTGCAGTCGGCCGAGCTGGAGGTGCGTGACGACTACAATATGACGCCGCTCTTCCTGGCGGCGAAGCACGGTCGGCAACAATGTCTAGAGATCCTGATCCACGCAG GTGCTGACGTCAACGCACAGGCATCGGACATGGCCTCACCGCTGATGCTGGCTTCCCAGCAGGGTCACGAGTCTTGTGTGGAGTTGCTGCTGGAGCACAACGCCAACGCCAACTTGAACTGCAGCTACGACTGGCCCCAGCTGCCCATCCACGCCGCCGCACAGTTCGGCCACCTCGG AATCCTGCGCCGGCTGCTGCCCGTCACGATTCGCCAATGCGACCGCGGCGAGGGCTTAGTGAGCCCGCTCTACCTGGCCATTCAGGGTGGCCAAGCGGCCTGCGTGGCGCTGCTTCTGGACCAAGGCTTCAGCCCGGATGCCCAGAGCCGCCTGCACTCGATGGGCCCTCATTCGCCGCTCAGCTTAGCCTTCCACAGCGGATACAG TGACATATCTGGGATGTTGCTGGCGGCAGGGGCGGCGCTGCACAAGTGGGAGTGGAAGCCGGTGCTAGGCCAAAAGAACTCGAGCCTGCTCAAGCTGGTCCTGGAACACAG GTGGCTTTACCCCCCGCGACACCCCCGCGGTGATTCGAGCAAGGTGGCGTTGAGGCGGCCCGAGTTGGACGACATGTTAAGGACGGCGTTGAAGCTCTTGGAGTTTGCGGTCGACTGGCTGCCGCCGCTACTCCGGGCCGGGCTGGACCCAGACTCGCTGCTGCGCTCCATCGT GCTCGAGAAGGTCGACAGCGAGCTGCTCAACTTCCTGCTGCAGTTTGTCAACTGGTCGACGATGTCGCCCGCTTTGAAAAGCGTCTTGTGGCGAAGACGGGCGCAGGAGACGTGGCACCCACTCCCGCAATTTG ACTCGGTCCCCGACCTGTCACACCTGTGCCGGCTGCGCATCAGGACCTTGATGGGACCAGAGGAGGTGATGAGGACGGACGCGGTCGGCGAGCTTCCCGTGCCCCCGAGCATCCAGCGCTTCCTGCAGTTCACCTAA
- the asb3 gene encoding ankyrin repeat and SOCS box protein 3 isoform X2, protein MDFSACYVDTMSSVAVAARLGDRRRLRRLLREGRSVSCTDNRGWMPLHEAAHAGMMSCLKDILSAARTGVSLSEFRTYVNSSTHEGETACFLAARGGHVGAVRRLLKSKAKIDQLTNDLSCPLYAAVDNGHIEVVRLLMDKGAELNRSHTATCWTCLHLAVYRDHVDIVRMLVQSAELEVRDDYNMTPLFLAAKHGRQQCLEILIHAGSRVLCGVAAGAQRQRQLELQLRLAPAAHPRRRTVRPPRVAARFSAKRGSPRILRRLLPVTIRQCDRGEGLVSPLYLAIQGGQAACVALLLDQGFSPDAQSRLHSMGPHSPLSLAFHSGYSDISGMLLAAGAALHKWEWKPVLGQKNSSLLKLVLEHRWLYPPRHPRGDSSKVALRRPELDDMLRTALKLLEFAVDWLPPLLRAGLDPDSLLRSIVLEKVDSELLNFLLQFVNWSTMSPALKSVLWRRRAQETWHPLPQFDSVPDLSHLCRLRIRTLMGPEEVMRTDAVGELPVPPSIQRFLQFT, encoded by the exons ATGGACTTCAGCGCGTGCTATGTGGACACCATGTCCAGCGTGGCCGTCGCCGCTCGTCTCGGCGACAGAAGGCGCCTGAGGCGGCTGCTTCGCGAGGGACGCAGTGTGTCCTGTACCGACAACCGGGGTTGGATGCCCCTACACGAGGCGGCCCACGCCGGCATGATGAGCTGCCTCAAGGATATTCTCTCGGCCGCCAGGACCG GCGTCTCGCTGTCGGAATTCCGCACGTACGTCAACTCCAGCACCCACGAGGGAGAGACGGCCTGCTTTCTGGCGGCAAGAGGGGGCCACGTGGGGGCTGTACGCCGCCTCCTCAAATCCAAAGCCAAAATAGACCAGCTCACCAACGACCTCTCATGTCCGCTTTATGCAG CGGTGGACAACGGCCACATAGAGGTGGTGCGCTTGCTGATGGACAAGGGGGCAGAATTGAACAGATCGCACACGGCCACCTGCTGGACGTGCCTTCATCTCGCCGTCTATCGG GATCACGTGGACATCGTGCGGATGCTAGTGCAGTCGGCCGAGCTGGAGGTGCGTGACGACTACAATATGACGCCGCTCTTCCTGGCGGCGAAGCACGGTCGGCAACAATGTCTAGAGATCCTGATCCACGCAG GGTCACGAGTCTTGTGTGGAGTTGCTGCTGGAGCACAACGCCAACGCCAACTTGAACTGCAGCTACGACTGGCCCCAGCTGCCCATCCACGCCGCCGCACAGTTCGGCCACCTCGGGTAGCCGCTCGCTTCTCCGCTAAACGGGGCTCGCCCAG AATCCTGCGCCGGCTGCTGCCCGTCACGATTCGCCAATGCGACCGCGGCGAGGGCTTAGTGAGCCCGCTCTACCTGGCCATTCAGGGTGGCCAAGCGGCCTGCGTGGCGCTGCTTCTGGACCAAGGCTTCAGCCCGGATGCCCAGAGCCGCCTGCACTCGATGGGCCCTCATTCGCCGCTCAGCTTAGCCTTCCACAGCGGATACAG TGACATATCTGGGATGTTGCTGGCGGCAGGGGCGGCGCTGCACAAGTGGGAGTGGAAGCCGGTGCTAGGCCAAAAGAACTCGAGCCTGCTCAAGCTGGTCCTGGAACACAG GTGGCTTTACCCCCCGCGACACCCCCGCGGTGATTCGAGCAAGGTGGCGTTGAGGCGGCCCGAGTTGGACGACATGTTAAGGACGGCGTTGAAGCTCTTGGAGTTTGCGGTCGACTGGCTGCCGCCGCTACTCCGGGCCGGGCTGGACCCAGACTCGCTGCTGCGCTCCATCGT GCTCGAGAAGGTCGACAGCGAGCTGCTCAACTTCCTGCTGCAGTTTGTCAACTGGTCGACGATGTCGCCCGCTTTGAAAAGCGTCTTGTGGCGAAGACGGGCGCAGGAGACGTGGCACCCACTCCCGCAATTTG ACTCGGTCCCCGACCTGTCACACCTGTGCCGGCTGCGCATCAGGACCTTGATGGGACCAGAGGAGGTGATGAGGACGGACGCGGTCGGCGAGCTTCCCGTGCCCCCGAGCATCCAGCGCTTCCTGCAGTTCACCTAA
- the abca5 gene encoding ATP-binding cassette sub-family A member 5, with protein sequence MHAKHAGSSRDAAVWQQTRSLLHKNVLIKWRTKQQSLQEVILPLLLLALLIVISNQNPHIYYNGVSTMELRSDKVIFTAALGYTPVTNVTSRIMDEVAREMDLLDMLEMFASEAALENASTYDPSGLVGVVFTDPSATSYSLRFPYNQLPQPSDFTESIGNCLSSTSNCRAANYWYSGFVRLQSLIDAAIIQMQTKRAVWSEMDVQAVMMGQPGWVEVHKFPRALISIYLVLAFTPFVTFLIVNVAAEKERRIKDTMSMMGLYDTAFWMSWGLLYAVLVGAMSVLMSIIATSTALFPNSNFLLVFSLNFLYGISSIFFSFMLTPMFKKPKLASTVGSMLTVVFGCLSLFTILMTDFPQALVWVLCLLSPSAFSIGIAQVVYLEAQGGGAMLASLASGPHPLYIPLLMLAVDCLLYLLLAIYLDQVLPGEFGMRRSLLYFLKPSYWSKRSERYTEVTTPYEAEVNGTPSGGESTEAVSPEFRGREAIRINNISKVYKDKDNTVEALRGLTFDIYEGQITALLGHSGSGKSTLINILCGICPPSGGSATIYGSPLVEIADGPEMKRLVGVCPQFNILFDVLTVEEHLNIFAAIKGIPPAHVDAEVSKVLKDLDLEKIMSAQAKNLSGGQKRKLSVGIAILGDPKILLLDEPTAGMDPSSRHQVWSLLKSRRAGRVIVLSTHYMDEADILADRKAVISQGRLKCVGSSIYLKTKCGVGYHLRMSISDRCDVASISSLIQQHIPKAKLTRQQEAELNFTLPFESMDAFAGLFSELDAQPDLGLVNYGVSMTTLEDVFLRLEAETEVDKADYSVFNREVAEGAECVGATLYGDESDQRLLMFSDRAELARGAALWRQQFACVAWLHMLNLWRERKALIYVLSLVLVFVATLLLLSLFTGNILVHSPSRRFLPAVYLLGPKEPPRRYASSLLLCNSTGADISDFVHNVEGQGIAVELSNVSDYMALAPHSVAINVTGSGKGFTYSLGFNSTTVHSLPMSVNILSNALLRGLNSTARIHTWSKPFDYRLPLVVAHVLIVIESVLLGMLTAGMPAYFAMEHVRDRELKCRSTLRVSGLLPSAYWCGQAAVDVPLFYLVVSCMSVTLFSFHGDNLLTASNLSAVIFCSAGFVPAVVLFTYVCSFCFSRVQSNRDFMSIVCMMACVVSGSLVHLPLVSNSNRVTQLVHNTLCIFNPLYPLMGCLGCIATASFLPSSHPDKDFVFNNLLVSVFAPYLQCVLLLLLLRWLERRYGGRTFRTDGLCRISSARRPKVERNPEDGPDWHEDADIQMEKARVKEALTCRLGDEKPVLVASNLRKMYKSRREGFALSKSGKVATRNVSFCVRKGEVLGLLGPNGSGKSTVMHMLSGETEPTAGQVLMGDFGTGSWGAPPEHVGYCPQVNPLWPRMTLIEHLEVYAAVKGLKARDAPEIIQRVLNALELKEHERKQAKSLSGGLKRKLCFALSMIGNPETLLLDEPSAGMDPESKQRVWRAIRAALRDHQRGAVLTTHYMEEAEAVCDRVAILVSGRLRCLGSIQHLKAKYGRSYGLELKLGEAGAGLHQTALVHKEIVAIFPHASRQESFATLMAYKIPTEDVHSLATAFSQLERLKQTYKFEEYNFSQSTLEQVFLEFAKEQENEDDQAGSLSTTFQWRRLSNEQTLDDRSVDNRGGDSVVQQL encoded by the exons ATGCACGCCAAGCACGCCGGGAGTAGCCGAGATGCTGCAGTGTGGCAGCAAACCCGAAGTCTTCTACACAAAAATGTGCTCATCAAGTGGAGGACCAAACAGCAGAGCTTGCAG GAAGTGATCCTGCCCCTGCTGCTTCTGGCTCTGCTGATCGTCATCAGCAATCAAAATCCGCACATCTACTACAATGGAGTGTCCACCATGGAGCTGCGATCGGACAAAGTTATCTTCACCGCTGCCCTCGGCTACACGCCTGTCACCAACGTCACCAGCCGCATCATGGACGAGGTGGCCCGTGAGATGG ACCTCCTCGACATGTTGGAGATGTTCGCCAGCGAGGCGGCCCTGGAGAACGCCAGCACATACGATCCATCCGGCCTGGTGGGTGTGGTCTTCACGGACCCGTCGGCCACTTCCTACAGCCTGCGCTTTCCCTACAACCAGCTGCCGCAGCCCAGTGACTTCACCGAGTCCATAG GCAACTGTCTGAGCAGTACCAGCAACTGCCGAGCGGCCAACTACTGGTACTCAGGATTCGTCCGCCTCCAGTCGCTGATTGACGCCGCCATCATCCAG ATGCAGACCAAGCGCGCGGTGTGGAGTGAGATGGACGTGCAGGCGGTGATGATGGGTCAGCCGGGCTGGGTGGAGGTGCACAAGTTCCCGCGCGCTCTGATCTCCATCTACCTGGTGCTGGCCTTCACTCCCTTCGTCACCTTCCTCATCGTCAACGTGGCGGCGGAGAAGGAGCGGCGCATCAAAGACACCATGAGCATGATGGGCCTCTACGACACGGCCTTCTG GATGTCGTGGGGGCTGCTGTACGCCGTCCTGGTGGGCGCCATGTCCGTCCTGATGTCCATCATCGCCACCTCCACGGCGCTCTTCCCCAACAGCAACTTCCTGCTCGTCTTTTCCCTCAACTTCCTCTACGGCATTTCCTCC atcttcttctccttcatgCTGACGCCGATGTTCAAGAAGCCAAAGTTGGCCAGCACGGTGGGCTCCATGCTGACGGTGGTCTTCGGATGCCTGTCGCTCTTCACCATCCTGATGACGGATTTCCCGCAAGCGCTGGTCTGGGTCCTCTGCCTGCTCTCGCCCTCGGCCTTCTCCATTGGCATTGCGCAG gTGGTGTACCTGGAAGCCCAAGGGGGCGGTGCCATGTTGGCCTCCCTGGCCAGTGGGCCTCATCCGCTCTACATACCGCTGCTCATGCTGGCTGTGGACTGCCTTCTTTACCTGCTGCTTGCCATTTACTTGGACCAGGTGCTGCCGG GCGAGTTTGGGATGCGGAGGTCCCTGCTCTACTTCCTGAAACCGTCCTACTGGTCCAAGCGCAGCGAGCGCTACACGGAAGTGACCACGCCGTACGAAGCCGAGGTGAACGGCACTCCCAGCGGCGGCGAATCAACCGAGGCCGTCTCGCCGGAGTTCCGGGGCAGAGAGGCCATCCG CATCAACAACATCAGCAAGGTGtacaaagacaaagacaacacCGTGGAGGCCCTCAGAG GTCTGACCTTTGACATTTACGAGGGCCAGATCACGGCTCTGCTGGGCCACAGCGGCTCCGGGAAATCCACGCTGATAAACATCCTGTGCGGCATCTGCCCGCCCAGCGGCGGCTCGGCCACCATTTATGGCTCACCGCTGGTGGAGATCGCTGACGGGCCCGAGATGAAGCGGCTGGTGGGCGTCTGCCCGCAGTTTAACATCCTCTTTGATGTCCTCACCGTGGAGGAGCACCTTAACATCTTCGCCGCCATTAAAGGCATCCCGCCGGCCCATGTGGACGCCGAG gtgtccaAAGTGCTGAAAGATCTAGATCTGGAGAAGATCATGTCTGCTCAAGCCAAGAATCTGAGTGGAGGCCAGAAGAGGAAGCTGTCAGTGGGCATCGCCATCCTGGGAGACCCTAAG ATCCTTCTCCTGGACGAGCCCACGGCCGGCATGGACCCGTCCTCCCGACATCAAGTGTGGTCCCTCCTGAAGAGTCGCAGGGCCGGCCGAGTGATCGTCCTCAGCACGCACTACATGGACGAGGCCGACATCCTCGCtg ATCGCAAAGCGGTGATCTCGCAAGGCCGCCTGAAATGTGTGGGCTCCTCCATCTATCTCAAGACCAAGTGCGGCGTGGGCTATCATCTCAG GATGTCCATCAGCGATCGCTGCGATGTGGCCAGTATTTCTTCGCTGATCCAGCAGCACATTCCCAAAGCCAAGCTGACTCGGCAGCAGGAAGCGGAACTCAACTTTACGCTGCCTTTCGAGAGCATGGATGCCTTTGCGG GTTTGTTCTCAGAACTGGATGCCCAACCCGACCTCGGCTTGGTCAACTATGGTGTTTCCATGACAACGCTGGAGGACGTTTTTCTGCGTCTGGAGGCGGAGACGGAAGTGGACAAAGCAG ACTACAGCGTGTTCAACCGGGAGGTGGCGGAGGGCGCCGAGTGCGTCGGCGCCACGCTCTACGGCGACGAGTCGGACCAGCGGCTGCTGATGTTCTCAGACCGGGCTGAGTTGGCGCGGGGCGCGGCGCTGTGGCGCCAGCAGTTTGCTTGTGTGGCCTGGCTCCACATGCTCAACTTGTGGCGCGAGAGGAAGGCCTTGATTTACGT GCTGTCCCTGGTGCTGGTGTTTGTGGCCACCTTGCTGCTCTTGTCCTTGTTCACCGGGAACATCCTGGTCCACTCGCCGAGCCGCCGGTTCCTACCCGCCGTGTACCTCCTGGGCCCGAAGGAGCCCCCCCGCAGATACGCCAGCAGCCTCCTGCTTTGCAACTCCACAG GTGCGGACATTTCCGACTTTGTGCACAACGTGGAAGGGCAGGGCATCGCGGTGGAGCTGAGCAACGTCAGCGACTACATGGCGCTGGCTCCGCACAGCGTCGCCATCAACGTGACGGGATCCGGCAAG GGCTTCACGTACAGTTTGGGCTTCAACAGCACCACGGTACACTCGCTGCCCATGAGCGTCAACATCCTGAGCAACGCTCTGCTGCGAGGCCTCAACAGCACCGCCCGCATCCACACTTGGAGCAAACCCTTCGACTAC CGACTGCCACTGGTGGTCGCGCACGTTTTGATCGTCATCGAATCCGTCCTGCTGGGAATGCTGACGGCCGGCATGCCCGCCTATTTTGCCATGGAGCACGTGCGAGACCGAGAG CTCAAGTGCCGCTCGACGCTGCGCGTGTCGGGCCTGCTCCCGTCGGCCTACTGGTGCGGGCAGGCGGCCGTGGACGTACCCCTCTTCTATCTGGTGGTGTCGTGCATGAGCGTCACCCTCTTCTCCTTCCACGGCGACAACCTGCTCACGGCCAGCAACCTGAGCGCCGTG ATCTTCTGCAGTGCTGGCTTCGTTCCGGCCGTCGTCCTCTTCACGTACGTCTGCTCTTTCTGCTTCTCTCGAGTGCAAAGCAACCGGGACTTCATGTCCATCGTTTGCATGATG GCGTGCGTGGTGTCGGGCTCGCTGGTCCACCTTCCTCTGGTGAGCAACAGCAACAGGGTGACGCAACTGGTGCACAACACCCTGTGCATCTTCAACCCGCTCTACCCGCTCATGGGCTGCCTGGGCTGCATCGCTACG GCCTCGTTCCTGCCATCGTCGCATCCTGACAAAGACTTTGTGTTCAACAATCTGCTGGTCTCCGTTTTTGCG CCGTACCTACAGtgcgtgctgctgctgctgctcctgcgcTGGCTGGAGCGCCGTTACGGCGGCAGGACCTTCAGGACGGACGGCTTGTGCAG GATTTCATCGGCGCGGAGGCCCAAAGTGGAACGCAACCCCGAAGACGGCCCGGACTGGCACGAGGATGCCGACATTCAGATGGAGAAGGCCAGGGTCAAAGAGGCGCTCACCTGCCGCCTCGGCGACGAG AAGCCAGTGCTGGTCGCCAGCAACCTGAGGAAGATGTACAAAAGTCGCAGGGAAGGTTTTGCTCTCAGCAAGAGTGGAAAAGTGGCCACCAGGAACGTCTCCTTCTGTGTTCGAAAAG GCGAGGTTCTCGGACTGTTGGGCCCAAACGGATCGGGCAAGAGTACCGTCATGCACATGCTGTCTGGGGAGACGGAGCCCACGGCCGGACAG GTGCTGATGGGAGATTTTGGCACGGGGTCGTGGGGCGCCCCCCCGGAGCACGTGGGCTACTGCCCCCAGGTCAACCCGCTGTGGCCCAGGATGACACTGATTGAGCACCTGGAGGTCTACGCAGCCGTCAAGGGGCTGAAGGCACGCGACGCCCCCGAGATCATCCAGCG GGTGCTGAACGCTCTGGAGCTGAAGGAGCACGAGCGCAAGCAGGCCAAGTCTCTTTCCGGAGGACTCAAGAGAAAA CTCTGCTTCGCGCTGAGCATGATCGGGAACCCCGAGACCCTCCTGCTGGACGAACCATCGGCCGGGATGGACCCCGAGTCCAAACAGCGCGTGTG GAGGGCCATCCGCGCCGCCCTGAGGGACCACCAGCGCGGCGCCGTGCTGACCACGCACTACatggaggaggcggaggcCGTGTGCGATCGTGTGGCCATCCTGGTGTCGGGCCGGCTCAG GTGCCTGGGCTCCATCCAGCACCTGAAGGCCAAGTACGGCCGAAGCTACGGCCTGGAGCTGAAACTCGGGGAGGCCGGCGCGGGACTCCACCAGACGGCGCTGGTGCACAAGGAAATCGTGGCCATCTTTCCGCACGCCTCCAGACAGGAGAG CTTTGCCACGTTGATGGCGTACAAAATCCCCACAGAGGACGTCCATTCTCTGGCCACCGCCTTCTCGCAGCTGGAGCGCT tgAAGCAAACGTACAAGTTTGAGGAATACAACTTCTCGCAGTCCACTCTGGAACAG GTCTTCCTGGAGTTCGCCAAGGAGCAGGAGAACGAGGACGACCAGGCGGGCTCGCTCAGCACAACCTTCCAGTGGCGCCGCTTGTCAAACGAACAGACCCTCGACGACCGCTCCGTTGACAACCGCGGCGGCGACAGTGTCGTTCAACAGCTGTGA